The following proteins are co-located in the Mesorhizobium australicum WSM2073 genome:
- a CDS encoding LysE family translocator, with the protein MPDTANHLAFALVCLGMVLTPGPNMIYLISRSLSQGPKAGLISLGGVAVGFLFYVLSAAFGITALLIAVPYAYDVLRFAGVLYLLWLAWQAVKPGGRSPFQVRDLPKDRPRKLFAMGLMTNLLNPKVAVLYLSLLPQFISPGKGHVLSQLLVLGATQISISLSVNAVIALTAGSIATFLAGRPLWLVIQRWMMGTVLTALALKMATDAQR; encoded by the coding sequence ATGCCCGATACCGCCAACCATCTCGCCTTCGCGCTGGTCTGCCTCGGCATGGTGCTGACGCCGGGTCCGAACATGATCTATCTGATCTCGCGCTCACTGTCGCAAGGGCCCAAGGCCGGACTGATCTCGCTTGGCGGCGTTGCTGTCGGATTCCTGTTCTACGTGCTGTCGGCCGCGTTCGGCATCACGGCGCTGCTGATCGCGGTGCCCTATGCCTATGATGTGCTGCGCTTTGCCGGCGTACTCTACCTCTTGTGGCTGGCCTGGCAGGCCGTAAAACCGGGCGGACGCTCGCCATTCCAGGTGCGCGACCTGCCGAAGGACCGGCCGCGCAAGCTGTTCGCCATGGGATTGATGACCAATCTGCTCAATCCCAAGGTGGCCGTTCTCTATCTGTCGCTGCTGCCGCAGTTCATCAGCCCCGGCAAGGGCCATGTCCTGTCGCAGCTTCTGGTGCTGGGCGCGACGCAGATATCGATCAGCCTCAGCGTCAACGCCGTCATCGCGCTGACGGCCGGCTCGATCGCCACCTTCCTCGCCGGACGCCCGCTGTGGCTGGTCATCCAGCGCTGGATGATGGGAACCGTGCTGACGGCGCTGGCGCTGAAGATGGCGACTGACGCGCAGCGCTGA